A genomic window from Dermacentor silvarum isolate Dsil-2018 chromosome 9, BIME_Dsil_1.4, whole genome shotgun sequence includes:
- the LOC125940433 gene encoding uncharacterized protein LOC125940433 encodes MEANYSNRFYPGQNMTDEQFCQTLHPEHADVQASDPHGHSYQKCKIKCCWKLNLGSVEERNGIDIDFSAYDNYDYGDLQECQEHSMLEAMPCGEGKTCWQGVCGEHNWTEIYNNSQTFRTFQDQVFYTRTT; translated from the exons ATGGAAGCAAACTACTCGAATCGCTTTTACCCCGGGCAAAACATGACGGACGAACAATTTTGTCAAACATTGCATCCGGAACATGCTGATGTGCAGGCCTCTGAC CCCCACGGCCATAGCTATCAAAAGTGTAAAATAAAATGTTGCTGGAAGCTAAACCTCGGAAGTGTCGAAGAACGAAATGGCATTGATATTGATTTCAGCGCCTACGACAATTACGATTACGGAGATCTCCAGGAGTGCCAGGAGCACAGCATGCTGGAAGCAATGCCGTGTGGAGAGGGCAAG ACGTGCTGGCAAGGTGTTTGCGGAGAACACAATTGGACCGAGATATACAACAATTCGCAAACTTTCCGCACATTTCAGGACCAGGTGTTTTACACACGGACGACGTAA